The proteins below are encoded in one region of Gammaproteobacteria bacterium:
- a CDS encoding integrase core domain-containing protein codes for MSRRGNCHDNTVAESFFATFKKLVIQKKIYATRDEARGEIFNFIEMFYNPVKRHSHTGGVSPAKFEADYFSKLEGVY; via the coding sequence ATGAGTCGCCGAGGCAATTGTCACGATAACACAGTTGCAGAGAGTTTCTTTGCCACATTTAAAAAGCTAGTGATCCAGAAAAAGATCTATGCGACACGCGACGAAGCTAGAGGTGAGATATTTAATTTCATCGAGATGTTTTACAATCCGGTGAAGCGACATAGCCATACCGGTGGCGTGTCTCCTGCTAAATTCGAAGCGGACTATTTTTCGAAGCTAGAAGGCGTCTACTAA
- a CDS encoding PEP-CTERM sorting domain-containing protein has translation MIFLNSGPGDDRTLIEHFNVEWLFDGLILGVMSDSSGSLEVASSSLLGAAGTLYPVLPFSARGLEGIPPCPASDDCYNVSGNALTLTMRVTEPGDWIRVITASRVPEPSIIALFGLGLLVLGFARRKACS, from the coding sequence ATGATCTTTCTTAACAGTGGGCCAGGAGATGATCGAACGTTAATCGAACATTTTAATGTCGAATGGTTGTTCGACGGTCTCATTTTAGGCGTTATGTCAGATTCTTCTGGCAGTCTTGAAGTTGCAAGCAGTAGCCTCCTTGGAGCAGCAGGGACACTCTATCCTGTTTTACCTTTTAGTGCCCGAGGCCTGGAGGGTATCCCACCATGCCCTGCCTCGGATGACTGTTATAATGTTTCCGGAAATGCCTTGACATTGACCATGCGCGTTACCGAACCCGGTGACTGGATACGAGTAATTACCGCAAGCCGTGTGCCGGAACCTTCTATTATCGCGCTGTTTGGACTGGGCCTGTTAGTTTTAGGTTTCGCACGTCGCAAAGCGTGCAGCTAG
- the rimP gene encoding ribosome maturation factor RimP, whose amino-acid sequence MRDLTQLFEPVVESMGYELVGVEFQGSGHHGTLRVYIDRDSGVSLDDCAAISHQISGILDVEEPIQQAYDLEISSPGIDRPLFKLADFERFAGSKAKIKLAVGQLGRKNFRGELQGVADSKWVKIEVDGETFDLPYADIAKANLVGDI is encoded by the coding sequence GTGCGGGATTTAACGCAACTGTTTGAGCCGGTGGTCGAGTCGATGGGTTATGAACTGGTCGGCGTCGAGTTCCAGGGTTCGGGTCACCACGGTACGCTGCGGGTGTATATCGACCGTGACAGCGGTGTCAGCCTGGACGATTGTGCGGCGATCAGCCACCAGATCAGCGGCATCCTCGATGTCGAGGAACCGATTCAGCAGGCCTATGACCTGGAGATTTCATCGCCAGGTATCGACCGGCCGCTGTTCAAGCTGGCGGATTTTGAACGCTTTGCCGGCAGCAAGGCGAAAATCAAGCTGGCAGTGGGCCAGCTGGGTCGCAAGAATTTCAGGGGTGAGCTACAGGGAGTGGCTGACTCGAAATGGGTAAAGATAGAGGTCGATGGTGAGACCTTCGATCTGCCTTATGCCGATATCGCCAAGGCGAATTTGGTCGGGGATATTTGA
- the nusA gene encoding transcription termination factor NusA — protein MDNKEILLVADTVSNEKGVDREIIFEAIEAALASATRKKHQQDIEVRVDIDRMTGDYDTYRRWEVVEPAENGGLEEPLRQITLEAAQVDDPDIQLGDFIEEQIESVEFGRIAAQTAKQVIVQKVREAERRKVIDAYEDREGSLVMGQVKRVERGNVYVDLGDNAEGFIPREEMIPRESVRPGDRVRGYLYKIASEVRGPQLFISRTAPEFLVELFKLEVPEVGQDLIEIVSAARDPGMRAKIAVKSNDPRMDPVGACVGMRGSRVQSVSNELAGERVDIILWDENAAQFAVNAMSPAEVASIVIDEESNSMDIAVPEDKLSQAIGRGGQNIKLASQLTGWTLNVMDEAAAEEKSEGESRQLVENFMSQLDVDEEVAIILVQEGLTTIDEVAYIPESELNEIEEFDEEIVQELRGRARDALLTMAIAREETAEAGEPQDDLLNMEFMTSELAHKLSRIGICTMEDLAEQSTEELEEIEGIDAEFAGKLIMKAREPWFAEAEAEQVSAAASDAS, from the coding sequence ATGGACAACAAAGAAATCCTGCTGGTAGCAGATACCGTCTCCAACGAGAAGGGTGTGGATCGCGAAATTATATTCGAAGCGATCGAGGCCGCGCTCGCGTCGGCGACGCGCAAGAAACATCAGCAGGATATCGAGGTGCGGGTCGATATCGACCGTATGACCGGCGACTACGATACCTATCGCCGTTGGGAAGTAGTCGAACCGGCAGAAAATGGCGGTCTCGAAGAGCCGCTGCGCCAGATAACGCTCGAGGCGGCGCAAGTCGATGATCCCGATATCCAGCTCGGCGATTTTATCGAGGAGCAGATCGAGTCGGTCGAATTCGGCCGTATCGCGGCGCAGACCGCGAAGCAGGTTATCGTGCAGAAAGTGCGCGAGGCCGAGCGCCGCAAGGTCATCGATGCCTACGAGGACCGCGAGGGTTCACTGGTCATGGGGCAGGTGAAACGCGTCGAGCGCGGCAACGTCTACGTCGATCTCGGTGACAATGCCGAGGGTTTTATTCCGCGCGAGGAAATGATTCCGCGCGAATCGGTGCGCCCCGGTGACCGGGTGCGTGGTTACCTGTACAAGATTGCCTCCGAAGTGCGCGGCCCGCAATTGTTTATCAGTCGTACCGCACCGGAATTCCTGGTCGAACTGTTCAAGCTCGAGGTGCCGGAAGTCGGCCAGGACCTGATCGAAATCGTGTCCGCGGCGCGTGATCCCGGCATGCGTGCCAAGATCGCAGTCAAGAGCAACGATCCGCGCATGGACCCGGTCGGTGCCTGTGTCGGTATGCGGGGTTCACGCGTGCAGTCGGTCTCGAATGAACTCGCCGGTGAGCGCGTCGACATCATATTGTGGGACGAGAACGCCGCCCAGTTCGCAGTCAACGCGATGTCGCCGGCCGAAGTTGCCTCGATCGTCATCGACGAAGAATCCAATTCGATGGATATCGCGGTGCCCGAAGACAAGCTGTCGCAGGCGATTGGACGCGGTGGCCAGAACATCAAGCTCGCGAGCCAGTTAACCGGGTGGACGCTGAACGTCATGGACGAGGCCGCGGCCGAGGAAAAATCAGAAGGCGAGTCGCGCCAGCTGGTGGAAAATTTCATGAGCCAGCTCGATGTTGACGAGGAAGTGGCTATTATCCTGGTGCAGGAAGGTTTAACCACGATCGACGAGGTGGCCTATATCCCGGAATCCGAATTGAATGAAATTGAAGAATTTGACGAAGAAATTGTGCAGGAACTGCGGGGACGGGCTCGCGATGCCCTGTTGACCATGGCGATTGCGCGTGAAGAAACCGCCGAGGCCGGCGAGCCGCAGGACGATCTGCTGAACATGGAATTCATGACCAGCGAGCTTGCGCATAAACTCTCGCGCATCGGCATCTGCACCATGGAAGACCTGGCCGAGCAATCGACCGAGGAACTCGAAGAGATCGAAGGCATCGATGCCGAGTTTGCGGGTAAGTTGATCATGAAGGCCCGCGAACCCTGGTTTGCCGAGGCAGAAGCCGAGCAGGTAAGCGCAGCGGCATCGGATGCAAGTTAG
- the infB gene encoding translation initiation factor IF-2: MANVITAKQLSEVIGVNVEKLLDQLNTAGVDVKDENAPISDEDKMKLLESLRSSHGKEDSEGPKKITLRRKSKSELRVSGSSGRNVTTKTINVEVRKKRTYVRRADIEAEEAKVQQEAEAEVEEKTRDEHEQAEEQARQAEEAAQVQAEAARAAEEQAIREEAEKKAYERSLQEVEAAQKAIEQQRAETEAAEAAEEAARVALEAAAAASAAATTGEKTGKHGKHDDKSTRYGRKELHVKESAHQPNRKQKFKKGQRQVHDIKNLHGFEKPTAPVVRSVEVPEAITVAELAQRMAVKAGDVIKVLMQMGTMATINEVLDHDTATLVVEELGHKVVTAASEDDFEKELLASTGQEGKDKVTRPPVVTIMGHVDHGKTSLLDYIRKSRVTSGEAGGITQHIGAYHVETDKGIITFLDTPGHAAFSAMRARGAQATDIVVLVVAADDGVMPQTKEAIQHAAAAKVPLVVAVNKIDKEDSDPDRVKNELAALEVIPEEWGGENIFVNVSAITGDGIDSLLDSILLQAEVLELEAAEKGNAKGIVIEASLDKGRGPVATVLVQSGLLQQGQMLLAGTQFGRVRAMYDESAKAIKSAGPSMPAVVLGLSGVPNAGDEVFVVENERKAREFAATREAKTRESKLADQQKAKLQGMFDVMAEGEVAETNVLIKADVQGSSEAIRESLEKLSTDEVRAKLVSTGVGGINESDVNLAAASNAIVIGFNVRADAAAKRVAGDYGVEIRYYSVIYDIIDDIKAVMSGMLSPESQENIIGLAEVKDVFRSPKFGDVAGSIVIEGVVRKGAPIRVLRDNVVIYEGELESLRRFKDPVEEVRMGTECGIAVKNYNDVKPGDQIEVFERIEVARSLD, from the coding sequence ATGGCAAATGTAATTACAGCTAAACAACTTTCGGAAGTTATCGGCGTCAACGTCGAAAAACTGCTCGACCAGCTCAATACCGCGGGTGTTGACGTCAAGGACGAGAACGCCCCGATTTCTGACGAAGACAAGATGAAGTTGCTGGAATCACTGCGCAGCAGCCATGGTAAGGAAGATTCTGAAGGTCCCAAGAAAATAACGCTGCGCCGCAAGAGCAAGAGTGAGCTCAGGGTTTCTGGCAGCTCGGGGCGTAACGTCACCACCAAGACGATCAACGTCGAGGTGCGTAAAAAGCGCACCTACGTGCGGCGTGCCGATATCGAGGCCGAGGAGGCCAAGGTTCAGCAGGAAGCCGAGGCCGAGGTTGAAGAAAAAACCAGGGACGAGCATGAGCAGGCCGAGGAGCAGGCCAGGCAGGCCGAGGAAGCGGCCCAGGTGCAGGCAGAGGCTGCCCGCGCGGCCGAGGAACAGGCGATTCGTGAAGAAGCCGAAAAGAAGGCCTACGAAAGAAGCCTGCAGGAAGTCGAGGCCGCGCAGAAAGCAATCGAGCAACAACGTGCCGAAACCGAGGCTGCTGAGGCCGCTGAAGAGGCGGCACGCGTCGCACTTGAGGCAGCCGCAGCCGCGAGTGCGGCCGCGACGACGGGCGAGAAAACCGGCAAGCATGGCAAGCACGATGACAAGAGTACCCGTTACGGGCGCAAGGAGCTGCATGTCAAGGAATCTGCCCATCAGCCGAACCGCAAGCAGAAATTCAAGAAGGGACAACGACAGGTACACGACATCAAGAATCTGCACGGGTTCGAGAAGCCGACCGCGCCGGTGGTGCGCAGCGTCGAGGTCCCCGAAGCGATCACCGTGGCCGAACTGGCACAGCGCATGGCCGTAAAGGCCGGTGACGTGATCAAGGTCTTGATGCAAATGGGTACCATGGCGACCATCAACGAGGTGCTCGACCATGACACTGCCACGCTCGTGGTCGAGGAGCTGGGTCATAAGGTGGTTACCGCCGCCAGCGAAGACGACTTCGAAAAGGAGCTGCTCGCGAGTACCGGCCAGGAGGGCAAGGACAAGGTTACCCGGCCACCGGTGGTCACCATCATGGGTCACGTCGACCACGGCAAGACCTCGCTGCTCGACTACATCCGAAAATCCAGGGTTACCTCGGGTGAAGCGGGTGGCATCACCCAGCACATCGGTGCTTACCATGTCGAAACCGACAAGGGCATCATCACCTTCCTCGATACGCCGGGGCACGCCGCGTTCTCCGCGATGCGCGCCCGTGGCGCGCAGGCAACCGACATCGTTGTGCTCGTAGTCGCTGCCGATGACGGCGTCATGCCGCAGACCAAGGAAGCGATTCAGCATGCAGCGGCGGCGAAAGTACCTCTGGTCGTCGCCGTCAACAAGATCGACAAAGAGGACTCGGACCCGGACCGGGTCAAGAATGAACTCGCGGCGCTGGAAGTCATTCCCGAGGAGTGGGGTGGCGAGAATATTTTCGTCAATGTATCGGCCATTACCGGTGACGGAATCGATAGCCTGCTCGACTCGATCCTGTTGCAGGCCGAGGTTCTCGAGCTTGAAGCGGCCGAAAAAGGCAATGCCAAGGGTATTGTGATCGAAGCGTCTCTCGACAAGGGTCGTGGTCCCGTGGCAACGGTGCTGGTGCAATCGGGATTGCTGCAACAGGGGCAGATGCTGCTCGCCGGAACCCAGTTCGGACGGGTACGTGCGATGTATGACGAATCGGCCAAGGCGATCAAATCAGCGGGACCTTCCATGCCCGCGGTCGTGCTGGGCCTGTCGGGCGTGCCCAACGCCGGCGACGAGGTCTTCGTCGTCGAAAACGAACGCAAGGCGCGTGAATTTGCCGCGACTCGCGAAGCCAAAACGCGTGAAAGCAAACTCGCTGACCAGCAAAAGGCCAAGCTGCAGGGTATGTTCGATGTCATGGCCGAAGGCGAAGTCGCTGAAACCAACGTGCTGATCAAAGCGGACGTGCAGGGTAGTTCCGAGGCAATCCGCGAGTCGCTGGAAAAACTGTCTACCGATGAGGTACGTGCCAAGCTGGTTTCGACCGGCGTCGGGGGTATCAATGAATCCGACGTTAACCTGGCGGCAGCGTCAAATGCTATCGTGATCGGGTTTAACGTGCGTGCGGATGCGGCAGCCAAACGTGTCGCCGGCGATTACGGGGTCGAAATCCGCTATTACAGCGTAATTTACGACATCATCGATGATATCAAGGCCGTGATGTCGGGAATGCTGTCACCCGAATCGCAGGAAAACATCATCGGCCTGGCCGAGGTCAAGGATGTCTTCCGGTCGCCGAAATTTGGCGATGTCGCGGGCTCGATCGTGATCGAGGGCGTGGTGCGCAAGGGTGCACCGATTCGCGTGCTGCGCGATAACGTCGTCATCTACGAAGGCGAGCTGGAGTCGCTGCGACGCTTCAAGGATCCAGTCGAAGAAGTTCGCATGGGGACCGAGTGCGGAATCGCGGTAAAAAATTACAACGACGTAAAACCCGGCGACCAGATCGAGGTGTTCGAACGTATCGAAGTGGCGCGCTCGCTCGACTGA
- the rbfA gene encoding 30S ribosome-binding factor RbfA, which yields MPKDYPRSERIASQIQRALAALIQSGLKDPRLSMPSILEVQVSKDLSHARVFFSVLNPDDAGDCLEALNRASGFLQHEIGKSLKARITPKLSFIYDDTDIRGRQLSDLIDSVVANDKIKSGR from the coding sequence ATGCCCAAAGATTATCCGCGCAGTGAACGGATAGCCTCGCAGATCCAGCGCGCTTTAGCCGCGCTGATTCAAAGTGGCCTGAAGGATCCGCGCCTGTCGATGCCGAGCATACTCGAGGTTCAGGTCAGCAAGGACCTGTCGCATGCGCGGGTCTTCTTCAGCGTGTTGAATCCGGATGATGCCGGCGACTGTCTCGAGGCCCTGAACCGTGCCAGTGGATTCTTACAGCACGAAATCGGCAAGAGCCTCAAGGCCCGCATCACCCCGAAACTCAGCTTCATCTACGACGATACCGATATCCGCGGGCGCCAGTTGTCCGACCTGATCGACTCGGTTGTCGCAAACGACAAGATTAAATCCGGACGCTAA
- the truB gene encoding tRNA pseudouridine(55) synthase TruB yields the protein MGKQRGPSDYRDIDAILILEKPPGLSSNQALQQVRKLYRARKAGHCGSLDPLATGVLPVCLGEATKFSSYLLGANKTYRAYCRLGQTTTTGDAEGEVLETVPVQVDPTQIRQTLERYVGEIEQIPPMYSALKHQGQRLYKLARAGEQVERKPRKIKIYDLTLLACTDDSLSIEVSCSKGTYIRTLAEDIGAALGCGAHLTALRRTAVGNFAESAAVTLEELEELQHQGMDRIDALLLPVASALAQFPELELDAASCVDICHGKRIQLGHARASGLCRLVSDEGCFIGLGEVGPEGELKAKRLMNTAR from the coding sequence ATGGGCAAGCAGCGCGGGCCCAGCGATTATCGGGATATCGACGCTATCCTGATTCTGGAGAAACCACCCGGCCTCAGTTCGAACCAGGCCCTGCAGCAGGTCCGCAAACTGTATCGCGCACGCAAAGCGGGGCACTGTGGCAGCCTCGATCCGCTGGCGACAGGTGTGTTACCGGTTTGCCTGGGCGAGGCGACCAAGTTTTCCAGCTACCTGCTGGGCGCCAACAAGACTTACCGTGCTTACTGTCGTCTCGGGCAGACGACGACGACCGGAGACGCCGAAGGAGAGGTGCTTGAAACGGTGCCTGTACAGGTAGACCCAACGCAGATCAGGCAGACGCTCGAACGATACGTCGGTGAAATCGAGCAGATTCCACCGATGTATTCCGCCCTCAAGCACCAGGGTCAGCGGCTTTACAAGCTCGCGCGCGCCGGTGAGCAGGTTGAACGTAAACCACGTAAGATAAAGATTTACGATCTGACACTGCTGGCCTGCACCGACGATAGCCTGTCGATCGAGGTGTCCTGTTCCAAGGGGACGTATATCAGGACACTCGCCGAGGATATCGGAGCCGCGCTTGGATGCGGTGCCCATTTGACCGCGTTGCGACGCACCGCGGTTGGTAATTTTGCTGAATCGGCAGCGGTTACGCTTGAGGAGTTAGAGGAATTGCAGCACCAGGGCATGGATCGGATTGACGCATTGCTGCTGCCGGTTGCCAGTGCCCTGGCGCAGTTTCCCGAACTCGAGCTGGATGCTGCGAGCTGCGTCGATATCTGCCACGGGAAACGGATTCAGCTGGGTCATGCTCGAGCATCCGGGCTGTGTCGACTGGTGTCCGACGAGGGCTGTTTTATCGGCCTCGGTGAGGTCGGCCCCGAGGGCGAACTGAAAGCCAAAAGACTAATGAATACAGCTAGATAG
- the rpsO gene encoding 30S ribosomal protein S15: MSMSAEQKAAIIADYQQGSGDTGSPEVQVALLSHQIGHLTEHFKQHIHDHHSRRGLLRMVNQRRNLLDYLKSKNQQRYKDLIAKLGLRR; this comes from the coding sequence ATGTCAATGTCAGCTGAGCAGAAGGCTGCAATTATCGCTGATTATCAGCAAGGTAGCGGTGACACCGGATCACCCGAAGTGCAGGTGGCGCTATTGTCGCACCAAATCGGTCATCTTACCGAGCACTTCAAACAGCATATTCATGACCATCATTCACGCCGTGGCCTGTTGAGGATGGTTAACCAGCGTCGCAATTTACTGGATTATCTGAAATCCAAAAATCAGCAACGATACAAAGACTTGATAGCAAAACTCGGATTGCGTCGTTAA
- the pnp gene encoding polyribonucleotide nucleotidyltransferase, giving the protein MNPIKKTFQYGAHEVTLETGEIARQASGAVIVSMADTVVMVTVVATKSADPGRGFFPLTVDYQEKTYAAGRIPGGFFKREGRPSEKETLTCRLIDRPIRPLFPKGFMNEVQVVANVISMNVEVDPDILALLGTSAALAVSGIPFSGPIGAARVGYIGGEYVLNPTNSQVAESDLDLVVAGTKNAVLMVESEANCLSESVMLDSVVYGHEQMQTAIRAIEELAAEVGVETWEWQAPETDETLAEKVSAQGESAIAQAYTIADKMERQNKLGEIRTEIVAALVSEAEDSPSEEGVRGAISKLEKKIVRGLIIAGEKRIDGRDTRTVRPIRIRTGVLPRTHGSALFTRGETQALVVTTLGTGRDAQLIDAIEGTRKENFMMHYNFPPSSVGEVGRVGSPKRREIGHGRLAKRGVQAVMPHLDDFPYVIRVVSEITESNGSSSMASVCGASLALMDAGVPLKAPVAGIAMGLIKEGDDFAVLSDILGDEDHLGDMDFKVAGTNDGVTALQMDIKIDGITTEIMQQALDQAREGRLHILAEMAKELSESRAEMSEYAPRLITFRINPEKIRDVIGKGGATIRSITEETGATIEVDDDGMVKIASVEKAAGDEARRRVEQVTADVEVGVIYEGKVAKIMDFGAFVNILPGKDGLVHISQISDERVESVSDKLSEGDMVKVKVLEVDRQGRIRLSMKAVAEGEAATV; this is encoded by the coding sequence GTGAATCCAATCAAAAAGACATTTCAGTACGGCGCACACGAAGTCACGCTGGAAACCGGAGAAATTGCGCGCCAGGCCAGCGGTGCTGTAATCGTAAGCATGGCTGACACGGTCGTCATGGTCACCGTGGTGGCCACGAAGAGCGCTGATCCCGGCCGTGGATTCTTTCCACTGACGGTCGATTACCAGGAAAAGACCTATGCCGCGGGCAGAATCCCCGGTGGATTTTTCAAGCGCGAGGGTCGGCCCAGTGAGAAAGAGACACTGACCTGCCGCCTGATTGATCGACCGATCCGTCCGCTGTTTCCGAAAGGATTCATGAATGAAGTCCAGGTCGTCGCCAACGTGATTTCAATGAACGTTGAAGTGGATCCCGATATTCTGGCCTTGCTGGGTACATCCGCGGCTCTGGCCGTCTCCGGAATTCCATTTAGCGGCCCGATAGGCGCTGCCCGTGTTGGATATATTGGCGGCGAATACGTCCTCAACCCGACCAATAGCCAGGTCGCCGAATCGGACCTGGACCTGGTGGTTGCAGGTACCAAAAATGCAGTCCTGATGGTGGAATCGGAAGCCAACTGCCTGTCCGAATCGGTGATGCTGGATTCGGTGGTTTACGGTCATGAGCAAATGCAGACCGCAATCCGGGCCATCGAAGAATTAGCCGCTGAAGTCGGAGTTGAAACCTGGGAATGGCAGGCACCTGAAACCGACGAAACCCTGGCTGAAAAAGTAAGCGCCCAGGGTGAGTCAGCGATTGCGCAGGCCTATACCATCGCCGACAAGATGGAACGCCAGAACAAACTGGGTGAAATCCGCACCGAAATAGTCGCTGCACTGGTCAGCGAAGCGGAAGATTCTCCGAGCGAAGAGGGCGTGCGCGGAGCAATCAGCAAGCTTGAAAAGAAAATTGTGCGCGGTCTCATCATCGCCGGTGAAAAGCGTATCGATGGACGCGATACCCGGACTGTACGCCCCATCCGCATCCGCACAGGCGTGTTGCCACGAACTCATGGCTCAGCCCTGTTTACACGCGGTGAAACGCAGGCACTGGTGGTGACGACCCTCGGCACCGGGCGTGATGCGCAGTTAATCGACGCTATCGAAGGAACCCGTAAAGAAAATTTCATGATGCATTACAACTTTCCGCCTTCGAGCGTCGGTGAAGTCGGGCGCGTGGGCTCTCCCAAGCGTCGCGAGATCGGGCATGGCCGCCTCGCCAAGCGCGGCGTGCAGGCCGTGATGCCACACCTGGATGACTTTCCCTACGTTATTCGCGTCGTCTCGGAGATTACCGAATCAAACGGCTCTTCGTCGATGGCGAGCGTCTGTGGCGCCAGTCTCGCGCTGATGGACGCGGGCGTTCCTTTAAAGGCACCGGTTGCGGGTATCGCGATGGGCCTGATCAAGGAAGGCGATGATTTCGCAGTACTGTCCGATATCCTCGGCGACGAGGATCACCTCGGCGATATGGATTTCAAGGTTGCCGGTACCAACGATGGCGTTACCGCGCTGCAGATGGATATCAAGATCGACGGTATTACGACCGAGATTATGCAGCAGGCGTTGGACCAGGCCCGCGAAGGTCGGCTGCATATTCTCGCTGAAATGGCCAAAGAGCTGAGCGAAAGCCGTGCCGAGATGTCCGAATACGCGCCGCGACTGATCACCTTCCGTATCAATCCAGAAAAAATTCGCGATGTCATCGGTAAGGGCGGGGCAACGATCCGTTCGATTACCGAGGAAACCGGCGCCACGATCGAAGTGGACGATGATGGCATGGTAAAAATCGCATCGGTCGAAAAAGCCGCCGGTGACGAGGCCCGTCGCCGTGTCGAGCAGGTTACCGCAGACGTCGAGGTTGGTGTGATTTACGAAGGCAAGGTTGCCAAGATCATGGACTTTGGGGCTTTCGTGAACATTCTTCCCGGAAAAGACGGGCTGGTACATATCTCGCAAATTTCAGATGAGCGTGTCGAGAGCGTCAGCGACAAGCTTTCGGAGGGCGACATGGTAAAGGTCAAGGTGCTCGAAGTGGATCGGCAGGGCCGCATACGCCTGAGTATGAAAGCCGTTGCCGAAGGAGAGGCCGCGACAGTTTAG
- a CDS encoding zinc-finger domain-containing protein, whose product MVNPDTASNQSAYSTPNAKTAVEVKTDDLPIHCPMEGSSLWNSHPMVYIPVAENGGEARCPYCGTIFKII is encoded by the coding sequence ATGGTCAATCCAGACACAGCATCAAACCAGTCCGCATACTCAACACCCAATGCGAAAACCGCGGTCGAAGTAAAGACCGACGACCTGCCCATTCACTGCCCTATGGAAGGCTCGAGCCTGTGGAATTCACACCCGATGGTGTACATACCGGTCGCGGAAAATGGCGGCGAGGCCAGGTGCCCCTATTGCGGCACCATCTTCAAGATTATTTAG
- a CDS encoding branched-chain amino acid transaminase, with protein sequence MSMADRDGVIWFDGEMVAWRDATVHVLTHTLHYGMGCFEGVRAYHADQGTAIFALDAHTTRLLDSCKVLGMAIPFDKQQLIDAQIAAVRENKLDSAYIRPMVFYGSEGMGLRADNLSVHCIVAAWEWGSYLGQEGLEKGIRIKTSSHTRHHPNIAMTKAKANGQYINSMLALGEALKDGYDEALLLDPEGYVAEGSGENIFVIRDSVIYTPETTTALNGITRKTIFKLAADQGLDIIERRFTRDEIYIADEAFFTGTAAEVTPIAELDNRPVGSGKRGPITERLQSGYFDLVHGRNEKYLDLLTFVN encoded by the coding sequence ATGTCGATGGCTGATCGCGATGGGGTCATCTGGTTTGACGGTGAAATGGTCGCCTGGCGAGATGCCACGGTGCATGTCTTGACCCATACCTTGCATTACGGCATGGGCTGTTTCGAGGGCGTGCGTGCCTACCATGCCGACCAGGGCACCGCGATCTTTGCCCTAGACGCGCATACCACGCGCCTGCTGGATTCGTGCAAGGTACTCGGCATGGCGATTCCATTTGACAAACAGCAACTGATCGACGCACAGATTGCCGCGGTGCGTGAGAACAAGCTCGACAGCGCCTATATACGACCGATGGTTTTTTACGGCTCCGAGGGTATGGGGCTGCGCGCGGACAATCTTAGCGTGCACTGTATCGTCGCCGCCTGGGAATGGGGCTCCTACCTGGGCCAGGAAGGACTGGAGAAAGGTATTCGAATCAAGACTTCCTCGCACACCCGCCACCACCCCAATATCGCGATGACCAAGGCCAAGGCGAACGGGCAGTATATCAACTCGATGCTGGCGCTCGGTGAAGCCCTTAAAGACGGTTACGATGAAGCCCTGTTACTTGATCCCGAGGGCTATGTCGCCGAGGGTAGCGGCGAGAATATCTTTGTGATCCGGGATAGCGTAATCTATACCCCTGAAACCACGACGGCGCTGAACGGCATCACGCGCAAAACCATTTTCAAGCTCGCTGCAGACCAGGGCCTCGACATCATAGAACGGCGCTTCACCCGTGATGAAATATACATCGCCGACGAGGCTTTTTTCACCGGCACGGCGGCCGAGGTCACGCCGATTGCCGAGCTCGACAACCGCCCGGTTGGCAGTGGCAAGCGCGGCCCGATTACCGAGCGCCTGCAGTCGGGCTACTTTGACCTGGTGCACGGGCGTAACGAGAAATACCTGGACCTGCTAACTTTCGTAAATTAG